In Mongoliitalea daihaiensis, one DNA window encodes the following:
- a CDS encoding DUF5686 and carboxypeptidase regulatory-like domain-containing protein, whose product MKHTSLLLIFIITLPFLGTAQGIRGKVSNDRGEELPFASIFIRNLGDGVPTNQNGYYEYKLKPGFYDVVAQYLGYSSVIKTVEIQDNWVQLDFVLDEQVYALQEVTVKTGQEDPALTIMRKAITKAKYHRLQLDEYSMMVYLKGTGKLTNAPFFLKKELEKDGLKLNEAYTTESVSQITFRQPNTVTEKVISIRSSGDNNQTSPAPYIATSFYNPKINEAVSPLAPNAFAYYRFKYEGSFVDQGVMVNRIKVSPRSKGERVFEGTIYIIENIWAIHSLDLTTSLLGFQIGVKQLYTPVAENVWMPATHTYTFGGKFFGFAGEYTYLASTRDYKITLNPDLIVETKIIDEKVDEVPKEITTFNRKESALEQMANADQMTKKDFRKLINQYEKEAAREMEEIAVVSERNYSIDSLASKRDLSYWDSIRPVKLTEEEIRGYIRDDSLAVIEAAKVSTVDSIARKARRKFSPGDILTGGRYNFGKGRTLAFDQNFTKFSFNTVEGFKVGLSGYYRLEKVEKLADSVTRHVRSWNFSPELRYGFTSQQFYGTMGIRRSNTIGRKSTTFGAQGGRYIYQFNTENPIQEQVNMLYSLLFRLNYMKLFEQDFIRAYYYRRFTDAFTFRTQISWAERRMLDNNSDFSFYRRPERVYTSNTPENIEAGPAAFENHQAFIWSSSIDWRPGLKYRIRNGRKSPIYDSAPLINLKYRKAIPSLTNDINAADFDWAEVGIEHFFNFGVSGKLDYNLTAGTFLNNNRVGFMDFKHFGGNRTVFANMGVATNYRFLDYYQYSTSSNYVSAIVHYQFRKFLLTQLPMLRFSGIRENIFFNYLKTENSPHYWEAGYSLDNLFRLFRLEMGVGFENSSYQRSGVRFGIASFININ is encoded by the coding sequence ATGAAACATACCTCCCTCCTGTTGATTTTTATAATTACTCTGCCATTTTTGGGAACCGCACAGGGTATTCGTGGCAAAGTAAGCAATGACCGGGGAGAGGAATTGCCATTTGCCTCGATTTTTATCCGAAACCTTGGCGATGGAGTCCCCACCAACCAAAACGGCTATTACGAATACAAATTGAAACCTGGGTTTTACGATGTAGTAGCCCAGTACTTGGGCTATTCATCCGTAATCAAGACAGTAGAAATCCAAGACAATTGGGTGCAGCTCGATTTTGTATTGGACGAACAAGTGTATGCTTTGCAAGAGGTGACTGTCAAAACAGGGCAAGAAGACCCGGCTCTGACAATTATGCGAAAAGCAATCACCAAAGCCAAATATCACCGTTTGCAATTGGATGAATACAGCATGATGGTTTATCTAAAGGGAACAGGTAAACTCACCAATGCCCCCTTTTTTCTGAAAAAAGAACTGGAAAAAGATGGACTCAAACTGAACGAAGCCTATACCACAGAATCAGTATCCCAAATCACCTTCCGCCAACCGAATACAGTCACCGAAAAAGTCATCAGCATCCGAAGTAGTGGAGACAATAACCAAACCTCTCCAGCACCCTACATTGCTACCAGTTTTTATAATCCAAAAATCAACGAGGCCGTTTCCCCTTTGGCACCCAATGCCTTTGCTTATTATCGATTTAAATACGAAGGCTCCTTTGTAGATCAAGGTGTGATGGTCAACCGAATCAAAGTGAGTCCTCGATCAAAAGGAGAACGCGTCTTTGAAGGGACCATCTACATCATAGAAAACATATGGGCCATCCACAGCTTAGATTTGACAACCTCTCTTTTAGGTTTCCAAATTGGCGTCAAACAGTTATATACCCCCGTAGCAGAAAATGTATGGATGCCCGCTACACATACCTATACCTTTGGAGGAAAGTTTTTTGGCTTTGCAGGGGAATACACCTACTTGGCATCCACTAGAGATTATAAGATTACCCTCAATCCAGATCTTATCGTCGAGACCAAAATCATCGATGAAAAAGTAGATGAGGTACCCAAGGAAATCACCACATTCAATCGGAAAGAATCTGCCTTGGAACAAATGGCCAATGCTGACCAAATGACCAAAAAAGACTTCAGAAAACTAATCAATCAATATGAAAAAGAGGCCGCTCGAGAGATGGAAGAGATAGCTGTAGTATCCGAGCGAAATTACAGCATAGACTCCTTAGCCTCCAAAAGGGATTTGAGTTACTGGGACAGCATTCGGCCTGTAAAATTGACTGAGGAAGAAATCAGAGGCTATATCCGAGATGACAGCTTAGCGGTGATAGAAGCTGCAAAAGTCTCCACCGTGGACAGCATCGCCAGAAAAGCCCGAAGAAAATTCAGCCCCGGAGATATCCTGACAGGAGGACGCTACAACTTTGGCAAAGGAAGAACACTTGCTTTTGACCAAAACTTCACCAAATTTTCCTTTAATACAGTAGAAGGATTTAAGGTGGGTTTATCGGGTTATTATCGATTAGAGAAGGTAGAAAAACTGGCTGATTCTGTGACAAGACATGTGCGTTCCTGGAATTTCAGCCCAGAACTCCGCTATGGGTTTACCAGTCAGCAATTCTATGGAACCATGGGTATTCGGCGGTCCAATACCATTGGACGAAAAAGCACCACCTTTGGAGCTCAAGGAGGTCGGTACATCTACCAGTTCAACACGGAAAATCCTATTCAGGAACAAGTGAATATGCTCTACTCCCTACTTTTTAGACTCAACTACATGAAACTTTTTGAGCAGGATTTTATAAGAGCCTATTACTACCGCAGATTCACCGATGCCTTCACCTTCCGAACACAAATTTCCTGGGCAGAGCGGAGAATGTTGGATAACAATTCCGATTTCAGCTTTTATAGAAGACCGGAACGGGTGTATACTTCCAACACTCCTGAAAATATAGAAGCAGGTCCTGCGGCCTTTGAAAACCATCAGGCATTTATATGGTCAAGTTCCATTGATTGGAGACCAGGACTGAAATACCGCATCCGAAACGGACGTAAATCGCCAATTTACGATTCTGCTCCACTAATCAATCTAAAATATCGAAAAGCTATCCCAAGCTTGACCAATGACATCAATGCAGCGGACTTTGATTGGGCAGAAGTGGGTATTGAACATTTCTTCAATTTTGGCGTCAGCGGAAAACTGGACTACAACCTAACTGCTGGTACTTTTCTTAACAATAACCGCGTAGGCTTTATGGATTTTAAGCATTTTGGAGGAAATCGTACGGTCTTTGCCAATATGGGTGTGGCGACCAATTACCGGTTTTTGGATTATTACCAATACAGCACGAGTTCCAATTATGTCAGTGCCATCGTTCACTACCAGTTTCGCAAATTCCTCCTCACCCAACTGCCCATGCTGCGCTTCTCAGGCATTCGGGAAAATATCTTCTTCAACTACCTCAAGACTGAAAACAGCCCACATTATTGGGAAGCGGGATATTCCTTGGATAATTTGTTCCGATTGTTCCGCTTGGAGATGGGTGTTGGCTTCGAAAACAGCAGCTATCAGCGAAGTGGTGTACGATTTGGGATCGCGAGTTTTATCAATATCAATTGA
- a CDS encoding RagB/SusD family nutrient uptake outer membrane protein — translation MLRSIKSLFIGSLVAMTMGSCWELEQEVLTGITQEELNNNVTPELIEVLKQTAYSAVVGNWGGHGGLYSVLEVTSDHLAIPQKGADWEDGGIWLRAHRHTWLSVDGPLNGSWQYPFTIVAESNLLLQQFPDLAELGAELRTLRALAYLWLIDTFGNVPIIVETDRGGSPAQNTRAEVFQFIEQSILENVDLLTRNNTRTNLNYWTAHMILAKLYLNAEVYTGTARWADAERILDVIISEGPYSLTPNFFANFSANNSNSPENMFTLPYDANNAGGFNIHQMTYHYSTQLTFELQEQPWNGYAALEEFYNSFEEGDTRIASLREGPQFRSDGVTPLLDDSAEANDPDGPAINFTPNINMLAPNAFRQAGTRINKWEIPLGQGPDLDNDFAIFRYADVLLMKAEAAWRQGNTAVALNFVNQVRERANAPALTTLNADLLLAERGRELFAEGHRRSDLIRFGRFNDPWWEKNASPAFRNLFPIPENQLQANPNLRQNPGY, via the coding sequence ATGTTACGATCAATTAAATCATTATTCATTGGGAGCCTTGTAGCAATGACCATGGGGTCATGCTGGGAGCTGGAGCAGGAGGTACTTACGGGGATTACCCAAGAGGAATTGAACAACAACGTGACTCCTGAATTAATCGAAGTGTTGAAACAAACTGCATATTCTGCAGTAGTAGGGAACTGGGGTGGCCATGGTGGTTTATACAGTGTATTAGAAGTGACATCTGATCATTTAGCAATTCCACAAAAAGGAGCTGACTGGGAAGATGGTGGTATTTGGTTAAGAGCGCATAGACATACTTGGTTATCTGTAGATGGCCCTTTGAATGGTTCTTGGCAGTATCCATTTACAATCGTTGCCGAATCAAATCTTTTGCTGCAACAATTTCCTGATTTAGCCGAATTAGGGGCAGAATTGAGAACATTAAGAGCTTTAGCGTATTTGTGGTTGATCGATACTTTTGGAAATGTTCCAATTATTGTAGAAACTGATAGAGGAGGAAGCCCTGCACAAAATACCCGCGCTGAAGTTTTTCAGTTTATCGAGCAAAGTATTTTGGAAAATGTGGATTTGTTAACTCGAAATAATACAAGAACCAACTTGAATTATTGGACAGCACACATGATTCTTGCCAAATTGTATTTGAATGCAGAAGTGTATACAGGTACTGCTAGATGGGCTGATGCAGAAAGAATTTTGGATGTAATTATTAGCGAAGGACCTTACAGTTTGACGCCGAACTTCTTTGCTAATTTCTCTGCAAACAATAGCAACTCTCCGGAGAACATGTTTACATTACCATATGATGCAAACAATGCTGGTGGTTTCAATATTCACCAAATGACCTACCACTATTCAACACAGCTTACTTTTGAGCTACAGGAACAGCCTTGGAATGGGTATGCTGCCTTGGAGGAGTTTTATAATAGTTTTGAGGAAGGAGATACAAGAATTGCATCCTTGAGAGAAGGGCCTCAGTTTAGATCTGATGGAGTTACTCCACTTCTCGATGATTCTGCGGAAGCAAATGATCCTGATGGACCAGCTATTAATTTTACCCCTAACATTAATATGTTAGCTCCGAATGCCTTCAGACAAGCAGGTACTCGTATCAATAAATGGGAAATTCCTTTGGGTCAAGGTCCTGATTTGGATAACGACTTTGCAATTTTCCGTTACGCTGATGTATTGTTGATGAAAGCAGAAGCAGCATGGAGACAAGGTAACACTGCTGTTGCATTAAACTTTGTTAACCAAGTAAGGGAAAGAGCAAATGCCCCTGCTTTGACTACTTTAAATGCTGACCTATTATTAGCTGAAAGAGGTAGAGAATTATTTGCAGAGGGTCATAGAAGATCTGACTTGATTCGTTTTGGTAGATTCAATGATCCATGGTGGGAGAAAAATGCTTCTCCAGCCTTCAGAAACTTGTTCCCAATTCCTGAGAATCAGTTGCAAGCTAATCCTAACTTGAGACAAAATCCAGGTTATTAA
- a CDS encoding TonB-dependent receptor, which translates to MRRLLLSCFLMFCFITDGIAQNEFKEIRFDYEGGAKKAQYFLTGKVTNKETGLPLENVSVHIDGFFTGVNTDKNGLYIFPLDSGRHRIVFRRFGKQADYYLIQIFRDAVLDVSLSNLDFQLDVFTVLAEERDRNVKSPITGVTKMTMEEIKLVPALMGEPDVFNVLQSMPGVTSVGEGSAGLNIRGGQADQNLILMNEAIVLSNNHALGFLSAFNGDVVQNFALYKGNVPAQFGGRSSSALNIGMRKGDFETWGGSVSLGTAVTKLMLEGPLKTDKTSIIAGLRRSNLNWKLGTVDQLDVSNSRLNFHDAYVAINHKFSQNHTLEWNLLNTGDRFQFSDQFGFRWNNLVSSLTSRNLITDNFSITGMLAYGNFTNRFFEPTVNDAFQISNGLEYQQAKLTGLWTSESMELSFGMEAVNYQMKPEERAPFDERSGIVSASVSKQQGLEWAPFVGLDWTVSEKFSLSIGARYSFYQQNGPDSVFIYQENLPISRLNIVDRIAFDAGPITQFSGFEPRFSFRWAWDDTQSIKAGASVMNQYLQTISNASGPTPIDLWQVSTSYILPQRSINLSLGYFRNFKQNDWSTSVEGFYRTTDNQLEYRDFAQLFLNPHIETELIQGEGKAYGAELMIQRNRGGVTGWVSYTYSRSLIRTISPFSEIQVNRGEWFPTNFDRPHILSLVGNVHLGKKRFFNASFNYSTGRPVTAPATNYIIAGIFVPDFGDRNQFRIPDYMRLDFSYLTNGIVRGWEDSFNFSVYNVLSRRNAYSVFFQRENQSRRLRPFQLSILGSIFPTMSYTVNF; encoded by the coding sequence ATGCGGAGATTATTGCTCTCATGTTTCTTGATGTTCTGTTTTATTACAGACGGCATCGCTCAAAATGAATTTAAAGAAATTCGGTTTGATTATGAGGGTGGAGCAAAAAAAGCGCAATACTTTTTAACAGGGAAAGTGACCAACAAAGAAACCGGTCTTCCATTGGAGAATGTTTCTGTTCATATTGATGGATTTTTTACGGGTGTCAATACAGACAAAAATGGTTTATATATATTTCCACTTGATTCTGGGAGGCATAGGATCGTATTTCGCAGATTTGGAAAGCAAGCGGATTATTACCTGATTCAGATTTTTAGAGACGCTGTCCTCGATGTGAGTTTGAGTAATTTGGACTTTCAATTGGATGTATTTACAGTTTTGGCTGAAGAGCGGGATCGGAACGTGAAGAGCCCCATTACAGGTGTGACCAAAATGACCATGGAGGAAATCAAACTCGTGCCAGCATTGATGGGAGAACCGGATGTGTTTAATGTCTTGCAGAGTATGCCTGGTGTGACTTCTGTGGGGGAGGGGTCTGCTGGGCTGAATATCCGAGGAGGACAAGCGGATCAAAATCTGATTTTAATGAATGAGGCAATAGTCCTTTCCAACAATCATGCACTAGGATTTCTGTCAGCTTTCAATGGGGACGTCGTGCAGAATTTCGCTTTGTATAAGGGGAATGTTCCCGCACAATTTGGAGGCAGAAGTTCATCAGCCTTGAATATTGGGATGCGAAAAGGAGATTTTGAAACCTGGGGAGGGTCTGTTTCGCTAGGAACAGCTGTTACTAAATTGATGCTTGAAGGCCCTCTGAAAACAGACAAAACTAGCATCATTGCCGGATTGAGACGCTCCAATCTCAATTGGAAACTTGGAACGGTGGATCAATTGGATGTAAGCAATAGCCGCCTAAACTTTCATGATGCATATGTTGCCATCAATCATAAATTTTCCCAAAACCATACCCTAGAATGGAACCTGTTGAATACAGGCGACCGCTTTCAGTTTTCAGACCAATTTGGCTTCCGTTGGAATAATTTGGTGAGTTCGCTCACGAGCAGAAACCTGATAACAGATAATTTTTCTATCACTGGGATGCTGGCCTACGGGAATTTTACCAATCGGTTTTTTGAACCTACTGTCAACGATGCCTTTCAAATCAGCAATGGTTTGGAGTATCAGCAAGCTAAACTTACAGGCCTATGGACGTCTGAATCTATGGAACTGAGTTTTGGAATGGAGGCTGTGAATTATCAGATGAAACCCGAAGAGCGTGCTCCATTCGATGAGCGTTCGGGTATCGTTTCTGCTTCGGTAAGTAAGCAGCAAGGGTTGGAATGGGCCCCTTTTGTAGGCTTGGATTGGACAGTGTCGGAAAAGTTTTCACTATCTATAGGTGCACGCTATTCTTTTTATCAGCAAAACGGACCTGATTCTGTATTTATTTACCAAGAAAATCTTCCGATTTCAAGATTGAATATCGTGGATAGGATTGCTTTTGACGCAGGTCCGATTACTCAATTTTCGGGATTTGAGCCTCGGTTTTCATTTCGTTGGGCCTGGGATGATACGCAGTCCATCAAGGCAGGGGCTTCTGTGATGAACCAATACTTGCAGACTATCTCTAATGCCTCCGGACCTACTCCTATAGATTTGTGGCAAGTCAGCACCTCTTATATTTTACCTCAACGGTCCATTAATTTATCTCTAGGCTATTTCCGTAATTTCAAACAAAATGATTGGTCTACTTCTGTGGAAGGTTTTTACAGGACCACAGATAATCAGTTGGAATACCGGGATTTTGCGCAGTTGTTTTTGAATCCACACATTGAAACAGAGTTGATTCAAGGGGAAGGGAAGGCGTATGGTGCGGAATTGATGATTCAGCGCAATAGAGGAGGGGTGACCGGTTGGGTTTCCTACACCTATAGCCGTTCGTTGATCCGAACGATTTCTCCTTTTTCAGAAATTCAGGTGAATAGAGGAGAATGGTTTCCCACTAATTTTGATAGGCCACACATACTCTCGCTTGTTGGGAATGTGCATCTCGGAAAGAAGCGATTTTTTAATGCTTCGTTCAATTATTCGACTGGTCGACCTGTCACAGCTCCGGCCACCAATTATATCATTGCTGGGATTTTTGTCCCTGATTTTGGGGATAGAAATCAATTTCGCATACCCGATTACATGCGTCTGGATTTTTCCTACCTGACCAATGGGATTGTTAGAGGTTGGGAAGATTCATTTAATTTCTCCGTGTACAATGTACTTAGCAGGAGGAATGCCTACTCTGTGTTTTTCCAGCGAGAAAATCAATCCAGACGACTTCGTCCTTTTCAGTTATCTATTTTGGGATCTATTTTCCCTACCATGTCTTACACGGTTAATTTCTAA
- a CDS encoding SusC/RagA family TonB-linked outer membrane protein gives MRNYLQQVKTYVLVASLMMFSIAAAFAQGREVTGTILDATLKDPLPGVTVLIKGTTRGTNTDLDGKFKLTVQPGDQVLVVSFVGFSTQEITIGNQSIFNIELAEDIQSLQEAVVIGYGTQDRKEITSAVASVSSEQFNRGNFPNPTQLLQGKVAGLNVTRPGGNPNAAPELRLRGISSFGAAQSPLIVLDGVIGASLDAVDPNDIESFDVLKDASAAAIYGTRGAAGVILITTKKGTSKKGISSVTINTFGAAEQPTNFIPVLSPEQFVERGGLDFGSRTDWRREVTQTALNGTVNASITGGFENTSFLASVNYRNNDGIVKGTNREQLNTRFNLNHGALNNRLRMNLNLSYSNIDETNVNGEAVRYATIYNPTAPIFENTEESQRFGGYFQRQLFDFFNPVALINQQRFTNEIAAAIYSYRVEFDITDNITVASQFSQDRFTRLGSNFWSRQDFQTGFGRFGQAGQNMETKTQSIWNGTIRYQNEIFDGMDFTFLLGGETQIFSERNNNVEVARFLFDVGPNNLEAGGLRFGPGTNLSSFAERSVLNSLFARTSFNYNNTYFLNASLRAETYSGFGRDNQTGFFPAVSLGADFTQIFDMGIFNQFKPRASFGVVGQLPPSATLALGVFGNGNRIPLNPDQPINSVFVGPRQLSNPNPQLRWETTREFTVGLDYGIMNGKITGQIDYYQRTISDLLFNVEVPVGAPNEFAPGNFYTASNVWANIGELNSGGFEFLAQLNGTKLGVVDWIPSFNFTIYQRARFGNIGVGSIQLPEIRQGIPGAPGQNNNPIVWNREGERIGDFWGPRMLGLTENGEYILSGENPSEFERLGNGLPVGDFGFSNTFIYKNWDLNFLLRGSWGHMIYNSFRGFYENADGASLTWNSVLTRNTPTSPLVTSTPTFSDLYLERGDFMRLDNLQIGYNVPTTSAFINNLRLYAGVQNLFTITQFSGVDSEVRWQDTENPFEPNPLAPGIERRNTYFLPRTWTAGLTITFK, from the coding sequence ATGAGAAATTATTTACAACAAGTAAAAACGTATGTGCTAGTTGCTTCGCTGATGATGTTCAGCATAGCTGCAGCATTTGCGCAAGGCCGGGAGGTCACAGGGACCATCCTGGATGCAACCTTGAAGGATCCCCTTCCTGGAGTAACTGTCTTGATTAAAGGTACCACAAGAGGTACGAATACTGATTTGGATGGTAAGTTTAAATTAACTGTACAGCCTGGAGATCAGGTGTTGGTAGTCTCTTTCGTTGGTTTTTCCACACAAGAGATCACCATTGGCAATCAGTCTATTTTTAACATTGAGCTAGCGGAAGATATCCAAAGTCTTCAGGAAGCTGTAGTAATCGGTTATGGTACGCAGGATCGAAAAGAAATTACTTCTGCTGTGGCTTCTGTAAGCTCCGAACAATTCAACAGAGGTAACTTCCCAAATCCTACCCAGTTATTACAAGGTAAGGTTGCTGGTTTGAACGTAACCAGACCAGGTGGTAACCCAAATGCTGCTCCTGAGCTTCGTTTGAGAGGTATTTCTTCTTTTGGTGCTGCTCAATCTCCATTGATTGTATTGGATGGTGTGATTGGAGCTTCTTTGGATGCTGTTGATCCTAATGATATTGAGTCATTTGATGTATTGAAAGATGCATCAGCTGCCGCTATCTATGGTACGAGAGGTGCTGCGGGGGTGATTTTGATTACTACTAAAAAAGGTACTTCGAAAAAAGGAATTTCTTCTGTAACGATCAATACTTTTGGTGCTGCTGAGCAACCTACCAATTTTATTCCAGTGCTATCTCCTGAGCAATTTGTAGAAAGAGGTGGACTTGATTTTGGCTCTAGAACTGATTGGAGAAGAGAAGTTACCCAAACAGCGTTGAATGGTACAGTAAACGCGTCAATCACTGGTGGATTTGAAAATACTTCATTTTTGGCTTCTGTCAACTATCGTAATAACGATGGTATTGTAAAAGGTACCAATAGAGAGCAGTTGAATACACGTTTTAATTTGAACCATGGTGCTTTGAATAATAGATTGAGAATGAATCTCAATTTGTCCTATTCTAACATAGATGAAACAAACGTGAATGGCGAGGCTGTTCGATATGCAACTATTTACAATCCTACAGCTCCAATATTTGAAAACACGGAAGAATCTCAACGATTTGGTGGGTATTTCCAAAGACAATTGTTTGATTTCTTTAATCCAGTTGCCTTGATCAATCAGCAACGATTTACGAATGAAATAGCAGCTGCTATTTATTCTTACAGAGTAGAGTTTGATATTACAGATAATATCACGGTAGCATCTCAGTTTTCGCAGGATAGATTTACTAGATTAGGTAGTAATTTCTGGTCTCGCCAAGATTTTCAAACAGGTTTTGGTAGATTTGGACAGGCTGGACAAAACATGGAAACCAAAACACAATCCATTTGGAATGGAACGATTCGTTACCAAAATGAGATTTTTGATGGAATGGATTTTACCTTTTTGTTAGGGGGTGAAACTCAAATTTTCTCTGAAAGAAACAATAATGTTGAAGTTGCTAGATTTTTGTTTGATGTAGGACCCAACAATTTGGAAGCTGGAGGTTTAAGATTTGGACCTGGTACAAATTTAAGTTCATTTGCAGAAAGATCTGTTTTGAACTCTTTGTTTGCAAGAACTAGTTTTAACTACAACAATACGTACTTCTTAAATGCGTCTTTGAGAGCAGAGACCTATTCAGGTTTTGGTAGAGATAATCAAACTGGTTTCTTCCCTGCGGTTTCCTTAGGGGCTGACTTTACTCAAATCTTCGATATGGGTATCTTCAACCAATTTAAGCCAAGAGCATCTTTTGGTGTGGTAGGTCAATTGCCTCCATCTGCAACATTAGCCTTGGGTGTGTTTGGTAATGGTAACAGAATTCCATTGAATCCTGATCAGCCAATCAACTCAGTTTTTGTTGGTCCTCGTCAGTTATCGAATCCTAACCCACAATTAAGATGGGAGACTACCCGTGAATTTACAGTAGGGTTGGATTATGGTATCATGAATGGAAAAATAACTGGTCAAATTGACTACTATCAAAGAACTATCTCTGACTTACTCTTCAACGTAGAAGTACCAGTAGGTGCACCAAACGAGTTCGCTCCAGGTAACTTCTACACTGCTTCTAATGTTTGGGCAAATATCGGGGAGTTGAATTCCGGTGGTTTTGAATTCTTGGCACAATTGAATGGCACTAAATTAGGTGTGGTTGATTGGATCCCTTCTTTTAACTTTACTATTTACCAAAGAGCAAGATTCGGTAATATTGGTGTAGGTTCTATTCAGTTGCCTGAAATCAGGCAAGGTATTCCAGGCGCTCCAGGACAAAACAACAACCCAATTGTATGGAACAGAGAAGGCGAAAGAATTGGTGATTTTTGGGGACCACGGATGTTAGGATTAACTGAGAATGGCGAATATATTCTTTCTGGCGAAAATCCATCAGAATTTGAACGTTTAGGAAATGGGTTGCCAGTTGGTGATTTCGGTTTCTCCAACACCTTCATTTACAAAAACTGGGATTTGAATTTCTTACTAAGAGGTAGCTGGGGTCATATGATTTACAACTCCTTCAGAGGTTTCTATGAAAATGCAGATGGTGCTTCTTTGACATGGAATTCTGTGTTAACCCGAAACACTCCTACCTCTCCATTAGTTACATCTACGCCAACGTTCTCTGACTTGTACTTGGAAAGAGGTGACTTTATGAGATTGGATAACCTTCAAATCGGTTACAACGTACCTACTACATCGGCCTTTATCAACAACTTACGTTTGTATGCGGGTGTTCAGAACTTGTTTACCATCACACAGTTTTCTGGTGTAGATTCTGAAGTTAGATGGCAAGATACAGAGAATCCATTCGAGCCTAATCCATTAGCTCCTGGTATCGAGCGAAGAAATACCTATTTCTTACCAAGAACTTGGACAGCTGGATTGACAATAACCTTTAAATAA
- a CDS encoding DUF4249 family protein gives MKTFKQHLLSRLIWVCCLFLGNSCVDPLDFIGETARGQVVIYGLFTDDADDVHVVNVGITQNFGLAQAPVNNASVFLRSSDGLFRQYIPSGNGEYLLEGVRGNPGTSYSLRVVINEQIYESSFERMPDLNAVDQIDFRFTTVLTDTRVDVPTFEVFGNSTVPEASEPLFLRWSTEETYLWTLLELPPSGPSVSTTPPCFIQSVIEPNRVNLFNTAGTQTRAVDLFFGRRDVDDSFLNPFFVTVNQYSINQFTYEYWEKIRIAISNQGGIFDTPPAPVSGNFQNISNPEERVLGIFEVAKVQKTRFFTTIADVPFFLPRPCIFSPTRPVFSYPSSCLSCEERAEGRKIIRQRPSWWVFG, from the coding sequence ATGAAAACCTTCAAACAACATTTATTGAGCAGGTTGATTTGGGTTTGTTGCCTATTCTTGGGAAACTCCTGTGTGGATCCCTTGGATTTTATTGGAGAAACAGCGCGGGGACAAGTTGTAATTTATGGCTTATTTACCGATGATGCTGATGATGTACATGTGGTCAATGTGGGGATTACTCAAAATTTTGGATTGGCGCAGGCACCAGTCAACAATGCATCTGTTTTTTTAAGGTCATCTGATGGGTTATTTAGGCAATATATACCATCAGGTAATGGAGAGTATTTACTGGAAGGCGTGAGAGGGAACCCTGGTACTTCTTATTCCCTTCGAGTAGTCATCAATGAGCAAATTTATGAGTCATCATTTGAACGCATGCCTGACTTGAATGCAGTGGATCAGATTGATTTTCGTTTTACAACCGTGTTAACGGACACCCGTGTAGATGTACCAACATTTGAAGTTTTTGGAAACTCGACTGTTCCTGAAGCATCCGAACCATTATTTCTTCGTTGGAGTACGGAAGAAACCTATCTTTGGACTCTACTCGAATTACCTCCTTCTGGTCCCTCGGTTTCTACCACACCACCTTGCTTTATTCAATCTGTCATCGAACCTAATAGAGTCAACTTATTTAACACGGCGGGTACACAAACACGTGCGGTTGATTTGTTTTTTGGAAGGAGGGATGTAGATGACTCCTTTTTAAATCCGTTTTTTGTCACGGTTAATCAGTACAGCATTAATCAATTCACCTATGAATACTGGGAGAAAATCAGGATAGCCATCAGTAACCAAGGAGGAATATTTGACACGCCGCCAGCGCCTGTTTCAGGAAACTTTCAAAACATCTCCAATCCTGAGGAGCGTGTCTTGGGTATTTTTGAAGTTGCCAAAGTTCAAAAGACTCGGTTTTTCACGACCATTGCGGATGTTCCGTTTTTTCTACCAAGACCTTGTATTTTTTCCCCCACACGACCAGTTTTCTCCTACCCTTCTTCTTGCTTAAGTTGTGAAGAAAGAGCTGAGGGTAGAAAAATCATCCGTCAGCGGCCATCTTGGTGGGTGTTTGGTTGA